The DNA window TTTCGTAAACCGCTTCCACACACCAATAACAACCGCCGCCAAGAGTGATGGTTTCAATATTACTTTTGTTGTTGGTAGCTGAAACAAAGCCTTCGGGAACAAAATCCAATGCAATAGAATTCATACAATATCTTTTGCCTGTTGGTGCTGGGCCGTCATCAAAAAGATGTCCTAAATGTCCGTCGCAGCGGCCGCAAAGCGCTTCTATTCTTCGCATACCAAACGAATTGTCGTCTTTGTACACCACACTATTTTTATTGTCTTGTTCAAAAAAGCTAGGCCAACCACAACTGCTCGCAAATTTCTGATCGGATTTGAACAGCTTGTTGCCACAGGCCGCACAATAGTAAGTGCCTTTTGCATCTAAATCCCAAAGTTTACCTGTAAAAGCTCTTTCGGTGTCGGCATTTCTGGAAACAGCATACAAATCTGGCGATAGTATTTTTTTCCAAATAACATTACTGACATGAAGTTTAGTTTGGTCTGTATTCGAATAATACGGATTTTCGGGTTTAATAATTACATTTTCCATAGATGTGGTCGTTTGAGGTTTTTTGTTTTTGTTGTTGGTACTTTGTCCGCAAGCTTGAAGGATAAACATCGGCATCAAGAATAGGAACATTCGAAATTGATTTTTTGTTTTCATTTTGTTATTTTTTATTTTCAAAAGTAGGGCGGATGCCACATACCAAATGTCTGCTACTTTACAAAAGCATTTTCTTTAATAAATACTTAACGCTACGTGTTTTAAGAGATTTAAAAAATGATTGCACCGCAAATCCATCTTGTGAATTCCAAAGTTTAAAATTAAAACTTATTATTCGTAAACAGTCGTTAAACTTTTCACAAACTTTTGAGAAGCCTAAAAGCGAAGGCTTTTTTTGTATTTTTGTTTCAATAATTGCACAATGGAAGAAGAAAACGTAATATTGGTCAACCATAATGACGAACAAATTGGTTTAATGCCTAAAATGGAAGCGCACGAAAAAGCAGTTTTACATCGCGCCTTTTCGGTATTTGTATTGAATGATAAAAATGAAATCATGTTGCAGCAAAGGGCGCATCATAAATACCATTCCCCGCTATTGTGGACCAATACCTGTTGTAGCCATCAACGTGAAGGCGAAACCAATATTCAGGCTGGCAGCCGAAGATTATGGGAAGAAATGGGTTTCAAAACCGAGCTGAAGGAACTATTTCATTTCATTTACAAAGCGCCTTTCGACAACGGATTGACCGAGCATGAACTCGACCATGTGATGATTGGATATTCTAATGAAGAGCCGAAAATAAATCCAGATGAAGTCGAAAGCTGGAAATGGATGAGCATCGAAGCGGTCTCCAAAGACATGCAGTTGCATCCTGAAATTTATACCGTTTGGTTCAAAATTATATTTGACGAATTCTATCATTTCTTAGAAGAACATAAAATGTAAGATTGCAGATTGTAGATTTCAGATTTCAGAAATCCACACTCTAAAATCTAAACTCTAAAATCATAAATCAGCATGAGAGTTACCATATCCAGAAAAGCCCATTTTAACGCAGCCCATAGATTGTATCGAAAAGATTGGACTTTCGAACAGAATCAGGCCGTTTTTGGCAAATGCAACAATCCTAATTTTCACGGACACAACTACGAATTGATCGTCAGTGTTACCGGAGAAATCGATCCGGAAACGGGTTATGTGATGGATGTGAAACATTTAAGCGATTTGATTTTAGATGAAGTCGAAAAACCTTTTGACCACAAAAATCTGAATTTGGATGTTCCGGAATTTGAAAATATAAATCCCACCGCCGAAAATATTGTGGTGGTTATTTGGAACAAACTCCGGAAAAAGATTGCAACAAAAATGGATTTAGAAG is part of the Flavobacterium nackdongense genome and encodes:
- a CDS encoding 6-pyruvoyl trahydropterin synthase family protein — encoded protein: MRVTISRKAHFNAAHRLYRKDWTFEQNQAVFGKCNNPNFHGHNYELIVSVTGEIDPETGYVMDVKHLSDLILDEVEKPFDHKNLNLDVPEFENINPTAENIVVVIWNKLRKKIATKMDLEVVLYETPRNFVTYKGE
- a CDS encoding bifunctional methionine sulfoxide reductase B/A protein, which translates into the protein MKTKNQFRMFLFLMPMFILQACGQSTNNKNKKPQTTTSMENVIIKPENPYYSNTDQTKLHVSNVIWKKILSPDLYAVSRNADTERAFTGKLWDLDAKGTYYCAACGNKLFKSDQKFASSCGWPSFFEQDNKNSVVYKDDNSFGMRRIEALCGRCDGHLGHLFDDGPAPTGKRYCMNSIALDFVPEGFVSATNNKSNIETITLGGGCYWCVEAVYENLKGVQSVVSGYAGGKNPNPTYEEVCSGQTGHAEVVQITYDKTVTNIDEIFKVFFTVHDPTTLNRQGADRGTQYRSVIFYANEEQKKEGQSIIAQLSAEKVYDDPIVTTLEPLTQFYKAEDYHQNYYQNNKRQPYCEMVIQPKIAKFEKIFKDRLKK
- the idi gene encoding isopentenyl-diphosphate Delta-isomerase, with product MEEENVILVNHNDEQIGLMPKMEAHEKAVLHRAFSVFVLNDKNEIMLQQRAHHKYHSPLLWTNTCCSHQREGETNIQAGSRRLWEEMGFKTELKELFHFIYKAPFDNGLTEHELDHVMIGYSNEEPKINPDEVESWKWMSIEAVSKDMQLHPEIYTVWFKIIFDEFYHFLEEHKM